The genomic stretch CGAAGGCTGCATCACCATTTTCAAACACGTAACTGCCACGGGTCTGTTTCAACTCATCATCCTTCGGGCACATCTCAGCCAGTGCTGGTGTTGCGAGAAGCGCCCCGCTCAGTGAGAATATGAAGCTCAGCAAGATCTGCCTTTTCATGGGATCGTCCCTGTTTCTGACTGTCAGTATAGCAAACCAGCTCGGAAGGTGAAAGTCTGGCTGAAATCTGGTTAACAAGGTGGCTTAGCCGAGCGCATCACCGCGATAGATTTTATCTGGGCAAAAACCGGCTTACCGGGCTCTAGGCCCATCCGGTCACCGGATTTGCGTGTGATACGCCCCACAATATGCTCCCCCTCTCCCCTGTCGTCCAATACCACCAGAACCATAAGGTGCGCCGGGTCCCGTTGACATGTGTCGATACTGACGACGCGGGCTGGCAGGCAGTTCAGTATGGACGTTTCCCGGGCAGGACGGGTGACGAAACTGACATCACTTGCCTTGATACTCAGCCGACAGGTGTCCCCCTCTGACATATCTTTTCCGGAGACAGTAAGTGTGCCGCCGTCCACACCGACCTGTAAGAGGTGATAACTCTCATCAATGCTCTGTACTCGCCCCTTCATTGTTACCGCTGCATCAATCATGTGCAGTAGCGGCAGGGATGGATCAGACTGAATCGCTGACAATGACCCGGCAGCGACAATCTGTCCTGCTTCCATGAGCACAAGCGTGTCTGCCAGCCGCTCCAGCTCACGCATGTCGTGGCTGACATAAAGCGCCGGAATGGCAAATTGCGACGAGAGGCGCTCAAGGCAGGTCATGATTTCTGTACGCGCCGTTGCGTCCAGCGCTGACAGCGGTTCATCAAGAAGGAGCAGGCGCGGCTGGGAGAGCAGCGCCCGGCCAATCGCCACGCGCTGGCGCTCGCCACCAGAGAGGTCTCCCGGCTGGCGGGCCAGCAACGGCCTCAAGCCGAGAAAGCGGATCACATCGCCCTCATCGATCTGCTCTGACACCCCGCGCTGACGCGCGCGCGCCTGACCGAATGTCAAATTCTGCGCGACACTGAGATGTGGAAACAGACTTGCCTCCTGAAAAACATAGCCAATCTGTCTTTGATGCGGGTGCCTGAAAATGCGCTGTGCGTCACTCTGCCACACCGTGCCTGCGACAGTGAGACTGCCAGAGACACGCCGCAGGCCGGCTATGCATTGCAGGAAAGAAGTCTTGCCACAGCCTGAAGGGCCGAAAAGGCCGGTAACGCCAGTCGCCGGGAAACTGAACCTCGCCTCAAGCTGAAAGGCGTCGAGTGCGCCGGTAAAGTGACCTTCGATTTTTGCATCGCTTTGCGTCACGAGCCAATCCGCCCAGCCTTACGGGTCAGGCTCATGGTGCTGAAAATCACAAGGAAAGAAAAAAGCAGCATACCAATCGTCAGGATATGTGCTTCGCGCCATTGCATGTTTTCCACGTAATCATAGATGGCAACCGATATGACCCGCGTCTCCCCCGGGATATTACCACCGATCATCAAAACGACACCAAATTCCCCGATCGTATGGGCAAAGCCAAGCACCGCCCCGGTGATAAACCCCGGCCAGGCCAGCGGCACCGCTACTGACCAGAACCTGTCCGCCGGACTGGCCCCCAATGTTGCAGCCACGTCCAGAGGCCTGTTGCCAATCGCCTCAAACGCATTGCGCAAGGGCTGCACCACAAAGGGCAGGGAATAGATGACTGACCCGATCACCAGTCCTTCAAAAGTAAACGCCATGGAGCGCCCACCGGAAAGCCCGGCCAGCCAGCCCCCCGGCCCTTGCGGGCCCAGTGCGATCAAGAGGTAAAAGCCGAGTACAGTTGGTGGCAGGACAAGCGGCAGGGCAACAATCGCGGCCACCACTTCCTTCCATTTTGCCTGAGAGCGCACCAGCCACCAGGCAACGGGTGTGCTGATGAGAAGCAGAATGACAGTACTCACGAAAGCCAGCATTAACGTCAGACGGATTGTGGGGAGAATACCTTCCATCAGCCTGCGGTCTTTTGTTCCACAGTCGGCACATCAAAGCCATGACGTGTGATGATCGCACGACCAGTTTCACCCTGAAGAAATGTCCAGAAGGCCCTGGCCACCTCACTGTCCCCATGACGGAGCAGCACCGCATCATGGCGCAGCGGCGTATGGAGATGGGCTGGCACCAGCCAGAATCTGGTTGAACTGCCAGCAGCAAGCTGCGAGCGGGCGACAAAGCCCAGTTCTGCGTTTCCGGTTTGTACAAATTGGAAGGTCTGCGCAATGTTTGACCCCTGAACGATTTTAGGTTTTATTTGTTCGTAGACGCCAAGTTTTTTCAACACCTCAACAGCAGCGGCACCATAAGGCGCTGTGCTGGCATTGGCGATTGCCAGTCGTCTGAACGTATCCTGTGACAGGAGGCCTGCACCGGCACTTGTGTCCCTGTCAGCGCTGTACAATACAAGATGGCCCAAGGCATATGTGATCTGACTGTCCGCGCTGGCGAATTGCGCCTGAACGGCTCTGGCGGGCCTTGCCTGATCTGCCGCCATATACAGATCAAAAGGCGCTCCTTGCGATATCTGGGCGTAAAGCTGCCCCGTGGAACCGAAACTGAAAATCACTTCATGGCCGGTTTCGGCGGTAAAG from Parvularcula sp. IMCC14364 encodes the following:
- the modA gene encoding molybdate ABC transporter substrate-binding protein, which produces MQKWIVRITFWLAAVIAAPIGAMAGEARVAVASSFASPARDLGTAFTAETGHEVIFSFGSTGQLYAQISQGAPFDLYMAADQARPARAVQAQFASADSQITYALGHLVLYSADRDTSAGAGLLSQDTFRRLAIANASTAPYGAAAVEVLKKLGVYEQIKPKIVQGSNIAQTFQFVQTGNAELGFVARSQLAAGSSTRFWLVPAHLHTPLRHDAVLLRHGDSEVARAFWTFLQGETGRAIITRHGFDVPTVEQKTAG
- the modB gene encoding molybdate ABC transporter permease subunit, whose protein sequence is MEGILPTIRLTLMLAFVSTVILLLISTPVAWWLVRSQAKWKEVVAAIVALPLVLPPTVLGFYLLIALGPQGPGGWLAGLSGGRSMAFTFEGLVIGSVIYSLPFVVQPLRNAFEAIGNRPLDVAATLGASPADRFWSVAVPLAWPGFITGAVLGFAHTIGEFGVVLMIGGNIPGETRVISVAIYDYVENMQWREAHILTIGMLLFSFLVIFSTMSLTRKAGRIGS
- the modC gene encoding molybdenum ABC transporter ATP-binding protein, coding for MTQSDAKIEGHFTGALDAFQLEARFSFPATGVTGLFGPSGCGKTSFLQCIAGLRRVSGSLTVAGTVWQSDAQRIFRHPHQRQIGYVFQEASLFPHLSVAQNLTFGQARARQRGVSEQIDEGDVIRFLGLRPLLARQPGDLSGGERQRVAIGRALLSQPRLLLLDEPLSALDATARTEIMTCLERLSSQFAIPALYVSHDMRELERLADTLVLMEAGQIVAAGSLSAIQSDPSLPLLHMIDAAVTMKGRVQSIDESYHLLQVGVDGGTLTVSGKDMSEGDTCRLSIKASDVSFVTRPARETSILNCLPARVVSIDTCQRDPAHLMVLVVLDDRGEGEHIVGRITRKSGDRMGLEPGKPVFAQIKSIAVMRSAKPPC